One Gordonia zhaorongruii DNA segment encodes these proteins:
- a CDS encoding antitoxin, whose protein sequence is MDFKGIIDKAKGAVKKNPNLIDKGGDAVNKATGNKYSAQVDKAQGAARKAAGVQDQQGGGQQGGGQPPQGGQPGQ, encoded by the coding sequence ATGGATTTCAAGGGAATTATCGACAAGGCCAAGGGCGCAGTCAAGAAGAACCCGAATCTGATCGACAAGGGCGGCGACGCCGTCAACAAGGCGACGGGCAACAAGTACTCGGCGCAGGTCGACAAGGCGCAGGGCGCGGCTCGCAAGGCAGCCGGAGTCCAGGATCAGCAGGGCGGCGGCCAGCAGGGTGGCGGCCAGCCTCCGCAGGGTGGTCAGCCCGGTCAGTAG
- a CDS encoding type II toxin-antitoxin system Rv0910 family toxin: MAKTSDSIHVELSPEDTFAAAADLSRYDEWLVLHDGWRSRLPGADELRAGTKVSSVITVKGARVRFAWEVEKFRAPSEVALKGSGKGGVKAKLDLTVEPDGDGSKITFLIDLGGLPMIGPAGKAAAAAVKGDVHRSLEKFVEIFG, translated from the coding sequence ATGGCCAAGACAAGTGACTCCATTCATGTCGAACTCTCGCCCGAGGATACCTTCGCGGCGGCTGCAGACCTGTCTCGTTACGACGAGTGGCTGGTCCTTCACGACGGTTGGCGCAGCAGGCTCCCCGGTGCCGACGAACTCCGCGCGGGAACCAAGGTGTCGTCGGTCATCACTGTGAAGGGGGCTCGGGTCCGATTCGCATGGGAGGTCGAGAAGTTCCGTGCCCCAAGCGAAGTCGCGTTGAAGGGTAGCGGAAAGGGTGGTGTGAAGGCGAAGCTCGACCTGACCGTCGAGCCCGACGGCGACGGCTCGAAGATAACCTTCCTCATCGACCTCGGCGGCCTGCCGATGATCGGTCCAGCCGGCAAAGCCGCCGCGGCAGCGGTAAAGGGCGACGTGCACAGGTCGCTGGAGAAGTTCGTCGAGATCTTCGGCTGA
- a CDS encoding DNA-3-methyladenine glycosylase, giving the protein MESLVLAMVTEPSVCRAARSLLNRILVGHGVSALITEVEAYDGPNDPASHAYTRTPRSEIMYGPALRLYVYQMHGHHCANIVTSPEGQGSAVLIRAGLIVDGLESARDRRRTARGDVADELLGRGPGNLAKALGITKADLATDLTSPEGVHLGPSADTKRPGEILAGPRVGVRLAADRPWRYWVDGEPSVSAYRRHSKA; this is encoded by the coding sequence ATGGAGTCACTTGTCTTGGCCATGGTCACAGAGCCTAGCGTCTGCCGGGCCGCGCGTTCACTCCTGAATCGCATTCTGGTCGGGCACGGCGTATCCGCACTGATCACCGAAGTCGAGGCATACGACGGCCCCAACGATCCCGCGTCGCACGCCTACACACGGACGCCCCGGTCGGAGATCATGTACGGCCCGGCACTGCGGCTGTACGTCTATCAGATGCACGGACACCACTGCGCGAATATCGTCACCAGCCCGGAGGGCCAGGGATCGGCTGTGCTGATCCGCGCGGGACTCATCGTCGACGGCCTCGAATCGGCACGCGACCGGCGGCGAACCGCACGCGGCGACGTGGCCGACGAGCTCCTCGGACGTGGTCCGGGCAATCTCGCGAAGGCCCTCGGCATCACCAAGGCGGACCTCGCAACCGACCTGACCTCCCCCGAAGGCGTGCATCTCGGACCGTCTGCAGACACGAAACGGCCCGGCGAGATACTCGCCGGGCCGCGTGTCGGTGTGCGTCTGGCCGCAGACCGGCCATGGCGCTACTGGGTCGACGGTGAACCCTCGGTGTCGGCGTACCGCCGACACTCGAAGGCCTGA
- a CDS encoding FKBP-type peptidyl-prolyl cis-trans isomerase has protein sequence MSDKPEVEFPEGPAPTELQIADIVVGDGDEAQRGGMVDVHYVGVEFETGEEFDSSWDRGQSANFPLEALIPGWQEGIPGMKVGGRRRLIVPPELAYGPEGAGHRLSGKTLIFVIDLLGV, from the coding sequence ATGTCTGACAAGCCCGAAGTCGAGTTCCCGGAGGGTCCGGCCCCCACCGAACTCCAGATCGCCGACATCGTCGTGGGCGACGGTGACGAAGCACAGCGCGGCGGAATGGTCGATGTTCACTACGTGGGCGTCGAATTCGAGACCGGCGAGGAGTTCGACTCGTCGTGGGACCGCGGCCAGTCCGCGAACTTCCCGCTCGAGGCGCTCATCCCGGGCTGGCAGGAAGGCATCCCCGGCATGAAGGTCGGCGGACGTCGTCGCCTCATCGTGCCGCCGGAGCTGGCCTATGGACCCGAGGGCGCCGGGCACCGGCTGTCGGGCAAGACCTTGATCTTCGTGATCGATCTCCTCGGCGTCTAG
- a CDS encoding HAD-IC family P-type ATPase — MTTVERVPGLTAAEVAERVAAGETNAIPAKSGRSVADIVKANIFTRINAILGVLFAIVAFTGSFINGLFGLLIIANSGIGIIQEIRAKRTLDRLAIVGQTRPVVRRAGIAQDIAPDEVVRGDIIELGPGDQIVVDGEAVESQALDIDESLLTGEADAVDKPVGAVIMSGSFVVSGSGAYRATKVGPDSYAAQLAAEASKFTLVASELRSGIDRILKVITWLLVPAGVLTIVNQLFISQNDLKTALLGMVAALVPMVPEGLVLMTSIAFAVGVVRLGRRQCLVNELPAIEGLARVDVVCTDKTGTLTENGMRLSEVRVLAESTHGHDVKGGDPYDSGPHDSGPYDDELHRALAALAAHDPRPNASIAALGEAYPQAPNWSTSAILPFSSADKFSGMSFVDETGADRGNWLIGAPDVLLDPNSEIARFASDLGSTGMRILLVATCRAPVDTEPPTGAALPGPIVPTGLIVLEQRVRPDARDTLGYFDSQHVAVKVISGDNALSVGAVAASLGLGTPESAVDARRLPESGAELARVVDGADAFGRVRPDQKRAMVASLQGEGHTVAMTGDGVNDVLALKDADIGVAMGAGSSAARSVAQIVLLDNKFATLPYVVGEGRRVIGNIERVSNLFLTKTVYAVLLAVLVGVAGLLAKAFGWAPISYPFEPIHVTISGWFTIGVPAFVLSLAPNNERARSGFVRRVLTQAVPNGVIVGLSAFVCFMLVNRDIAAAGPTQVATATLATMIAIAVYVLAVVARPYTWWKVVLVGISVLAYVLLFTVPFSQHTFHLDSSNAAMMSVAGACALVGCAAVEVSSRVLQRGDDRRTAASG, encoded by the coding sequence ATGACGACCGTGGAGCGGGTCCCGGGGCTCACCGCAGCTGAGGTCGCCGAGCGGGTGGCCGCCGGCGAGACGAATGCGATTCCGGCCAAGTCGGGCCGCAGCGTCGCCGACATCGTCAAGGCGAACATCTTCACTCGCATCAACGCGATCCTCGGCGTCCTGTTCGCGATCGTCGCGTTCACCGGCTCGTTCATCAACGGTCTGTTCGGTCTGCTGATCATCGCGAACAGCGGCATCGGCATCATCCAGGAGATACGGGCCAAACGCACGCTCGACCGGCTGGCGATCGTCGGACAGACGCGACCCGTCGTGCGGCGCGCGGGTATCGCACAGGACATCGCGCCCGATGAGGTGGTGCGCGGCGACATCATCGAACTCGGTCCGGGCGATCAGATCGTGGTGGATGGCGAAGCGGTCGAGTCGCAGGCCCTCGACATCGACGAGTCGCTGCTCACCGGTGAGGCGGACGCCGTCGACAAGCCGGTGGGTGCCGTGATCATGTCGGGCAGCTTCGTGGTCTCCGGATCGGGCGCCTACCGGGCGACGAAGGTGGGTCCCGACTCGTACGCGGCGCAGCTGGCGGCAGAGGCCAGCAAGTTCACCCTCGTGGCGTCCGAGTTGCGTTCGGGCATCGATCGGATTCTGAAGGTGATCACCTGGCTGCTGGTCCCGGCAGGCGTCCTCACCATCGTCAATCAGCTGTTCATCAGCCAGAACGACCTGAAGACGGCGCTGCTCGGCATGGTCGCAGCCCTGGTCCCGATGGTCCCGGAGGGGTTGGTGCTGATGACTTCGATCGCTTTCGCGGTCGGTGTCGTGCGACTGGGCCGACGTCAATGCCTGGTGAACGAGTTACCGGCGATCGAGGGGCTGGCCCGCGTCGACGTGGTGTGCACCGACAAGACCGGCACACTCACCGAGAACGGCATGCGGCTGTCCGAGGTTCGAGTGCTGGCTGAGAGCACGCACGGCCATGACGTGAAGGGCGGCGACCCGTACGACAGCGGCCCCCACGACAGCGGCCCGTACGACGATGAGCTGCACCGCGCCCTCGCAGCACTGGCCGCTCACGATCCCCGGCCCAATGCGAGCATCGCGGCGCTCGGCGAAGCGTATCCGCAGGCGCCGAACTGGTCTACGTCGGCGATCCTGCCGTTCTCGTCGGCCGATAAGTTCAGCGGGATGTCGTTCGTCGATGAGACGGGTGCCGATCGCGGCAACTGGCTCATCGGCGCACCCGACGTGCTGCTCGATCCGAACAGCGAGATCGCGCGCTTCGCATCCGATCTGGGTTCCACCGGGATGCGCATACTGCTCGTCGCCACCTGCCGCGCGCCGGTCGACACCGAACCGCCGACGGGAGCCGCACTGCCGGGTCCGATCGTGCCGACCGGACTGATCGTCCTGGAGCAGCGCGTGCGCCCGGACGCCAGGGACACCCTCGGCTACTTCGATTCGCAGCATGTCGCGGTCAAGGTGATCTCGGGCGACAACGCGCTGTCGGTAGGTGCGGTCGCCGCCTCTCTCGGGCTCGGCACGCCGGAGTCGGCGGTCGATGCGCGCCGTCTCCCGGAGAGCGGTGCGGAACTGGCCCGAGTGGTCGACGGCGCTGACGCTTTCGGCCGCGTCCGTCCCGATCAGAAGCGCGCGATGGTCGCGTCGCTCCAAGGGGAGGGGCACACGGTCGCGATGACCGGCGACGGTGTGAACGATGTGCTCGCCCTGAAGGACGCGGACATCGGCGTCGCCATGGGAGCCGGCTCGTCGGCGGCCCGGTCGGTGGCGCAGATCGTGTTGCTGGACAACAAGTTCGCGACTCTCCCGTATGTGGTCGGGGAGGGTCGCCGGGTGATCGGCAACATCGAGCGTGTTTCGAACCTGTTCTTGACGAAGACCGTGTACGCGGTGCTTCTCGCCGTGCTCGTCGGTGTGGCGGGTCTGCTGGCGAAGGCCTTCGGCTGGGCGCCCATCAGCTATCCGTTCGAACCGATCCACGTGACGATCTCGGGGTGGTTCACCATCGGCGTTCCCGCGTTCGTGTTGTCCCTCGCGCCGAATAACGAGCGCGCGAGATCGGGTTTCGTTCGCCGTGTCCTCACTCAGGCGGTACCCAACGGAGTCATCGTCGGCCTGTCGGCCTTCGTCTGCTTCATGCTCGTGAACCGGGACATCGCGGCCGCCGGGCCGACGCAGGTGGCCACGGCGACGCTTGCCACCATGATCGCGATCGCCGTGTACGTGCTTGCGGTGGTCGCACGGCCGTACACCTGGTGGAAAGTAGTTCTCGTGGGGATCTCGGTGCTCGCCTACGTGCTGCTCTTCACGGTTCCGTTCAGCCAGCACACGTTTCACCTGGATTCCTCGAACGCCGCGATGATGAGCGTCGCCGGGGCGTGCGCGCTGGTCGGTTGCGCGGCCGTAGAGGTGAGCAGCCGGGTGCTGCAGAGGGGCGATGATCGCCGGACGGCTGCGTCCGGTTGA
- a CDS encoding MBL fold metallo-hydrolase has product MTVIPRMRALREPGPLRAMGASAAEIAAVTHGSPNLVNGVFANRERPPEAGGPDVGTFVDMLRSSGSPKGTLPVMSPHLSPEPDGMSVSWLGHATAIVDVDGVRILVDPVLSARCSPSQLVGPKRMHRAPVSAPNLPAIDVVLLSHDHYDHLDVETVTAIAATQPDARFVAPIGVDAHLEHWGVAKGRITTADWQQSRTVTVRGVEVTFGCVPARHFSGRGLTRNNTLWASWSVTGPGHSFFFSGDTGFTDAYREVGDRHGPFDATLIAIGAYDPAWPDIHLNPEEAVAVHSLVNGGDTESLLVPIHWGTFNLARHPWGDPVRRLMPAAEAASVDVCVPRPGSTVQVDDRTGTAFDDLDWWGRHV; this is encoded by the coding sequence GTGACTGTCATCCCACGCATGCGCGCATTGCGCGAACCCGGACCGCTGCGCGCGATGGGGGCGTCCGCTGCGGAGATCGCGGCTGTGACGCACGGCTCGCCGAACCTCGTCAACGGGGTGTTCGCCAACCGGGAACGGCCGCCCGAGGCGGGCGGACCGGACGTCGGAACGTTCGTCGACATGCTGCGGAGTTCGGGGAGCCCGAAGGGCACGCTGCCGGTGATGAGCCCGCACCTGAGTCCGGAACCGGACGGCATGTCCGTCAGCTGGCTCGGGCACGCCACCGCGATCGTCGACGTCGACGGCGTACGGATCCTCGTCGACCCGGTGCTGAGCGCACGCTGCTCGCCGTCGCAACTCGTCGGACCCAAGCGGATGCACCGTGCACCGGTGTCGGCTCCGAACCTGCCCGCCATCGACGTGGTGCTGCTGAGCCATGACCATTACGACCATCTGGACGTCGAGACGGTGACTGCGATCGCCGCGACGCAGCCCGACGCCCGATTCGTCGCGCCGATCGGCGTCGACGCGCACCTGGAGCACTGGGGCGTCGCGAAGGGGCGGATCACCACCGCGGATTGGCAGCAGAGTCGAACCGTCACCGTTCGCGGCGTGGAGGTGACGTTCGGCTGCGTACCGGCACGGCACTTCTCCGGCCGCGGCCTCACGCGGAACAACACCCTGTGGGCGAGCTGGTCGGTGACCGGACCCGGTCACTCGTTCTTCTTCTCCGGCGACACCGGGTTCACCGACGCCTACCGGGAGGTCGGGGACCGGCACGGCCCGTTCGACGCGACCCTCATCGCCATCGGCGCCTACGATCCGGCGTGGCCCGACATCCACCTGAACCCGGAGGAGGCGGTGGCCGTTCATTCGCTGGTCAACGGCGGCGACACGGAATCACTGCTGGTGCCGATCCACTGGGGCACGTTCAATCTCGCGCGGCACCCCTGGGGCGATCCTGTTCGGCGGCTGATGCCCGCGGCGGAGGCGGCGAGCGTCGACGTGTGCGTGCCGCGGCCCGGGTCGACCGTTCAGGTGGACGACCGGACCGGCACCGCATTCGACGACCTCGACTGGTGGGGACGGCACGTATGA
- a CDS encoding D-arabinono-1,4-lactone oxidase, producing the protein MSTPATWTNWGGTASCTPSQVFRPETVDELSLAVQNAADRGENVKPVGSGHSFSNIATTTGIHVDLSALHRTPTVDRERKRVTLSAGTHLHEIPALLEPLGLAMENLGDIDRQTIAGATSTGTHGTGGRFGGLATQIRGITLVDGTGGIRKIDEDDHDLAAAALGLGALGVVTEITVQCVDAFAVRAEEGPADIEDVIDGFLDQVATVDHHEFYWFPHTARALTKTNTRLPAGTPSDGPGPVRRYIDDELLSNRALGALCTLGSFLPQRVPAINQVVGRAVSARTYTDRSDRIFVSDRGVRFREMEYAIPLEAVPDALREVRRMIERRGHTVSFPIEVRAAAADDLMLSTAHGRRTGYLAVHRFHRDAERASLDYFRDVEDIMTDHAGRPHWGKMHTRDADYLRGVYPRFDDFATVRDRFDPQRTFGNAYLRTVLGD; encoded by the coding sequence GTGAGCACACCGGCCACCTGGACCAATTGGGGCGGCACGGCCTCCTGCACACCGTCGCAGGTGTTCCGGCCCGAGACCGTCGACGAGCTCTCGCTCGCCGTGCAGAATGCGGCCGACCGCGGCGAGAACGTGAAACCCGTCGGATCGGGCCACAGCTTCTCGAACATCGCGACGACGACCGGCATTCACGTCGATCTGTCCGCACTGCACCGAACGCCGACCGTCGACCGCGAACGCAAGCGCGTCACGCTGTCCGCAGGCACGCACCTCCACGAGATCCCCGCGTTGCTGGAACCGCTCGGTCTGGCCATGGAGAACCTCGGCGACATCGATCGTCAGACCATCGCCGGCGCCACCTCCACCGGCACGCACGGCACCGGCGGACGGTTCGGCGGACTCGCGACGCAGATCCGCGGGATCACGCTGGTCGACGGCACCGGCGGGATCCGGAAGATCGACGAGGACGACCACGACCTGGCGGCCGCCGCGCTCGGACTGGGTGCTCTCGGCGTGGTCACCGAGATCACCGTGCAGTGCGTCGATGCGTTCGCAGTCCGCGCAGAGGAGGGCCCCGCCGACATCGAGGACGTCATCGACGGCTTCCTCGACCAGGTCGCGACTGTCGATCACCACGAGTTCTACTGGTTTCCGCACACCGCTCGGGCCCTCACCAAGACCAACACCCGGCTGCCTGCGGGCACGCCGTCCGACGGCCCCGGCCCGGTGCGCCGGTACATCGACGACGAGTTGCTCTCCAACCGTGCGCTCGGCGCACTGTGCACACTCGGTTCATTTCTGCCCCAGCGAGTTCCGGCGATCAACCAGGTCGTCGGACGAGCCGTGTCGGCCCGGACGTACACCGACCGGTCGGACCGGATCTTCGTATCCGATCGCGGTGTCCGCTTCCGGGAGATGGAGTACGCGATACCCCTGGAGGCAGTCCCCGACGCATTGCGTGAAGTCCGGAGAATGATCGAGCGCCGCGGTCATACCGTGAGCTTCCCGATCGAGGTGCGCGCCGCCGCGGCGGACGACCTGATGCTGTCCACAGCGCACGGTCGGCGAACCGGTTACCTCGCCGTGCACCGTTTTCATCGCGACGCCGAACGGGCTTCCCTCGACTACTTCCGCGACGTCGAGGACATCATGACCGACCACGCCGGCCGACCTCACTGGGGGAAGATGCACACCCGCGACGCCGACTACCTACGCGGCGTTTACCCGCGCTTCGACGATTTCGCGACCGTCCGCGACCGATTCGACCCGCAGCGCACGTTCGGTAACGCCTATCTGCGCACGGTGCTGGGCGACTGA
- a CDS encoding citrate synthase, with the protein MSVENGATDQQTGTFTYPGGKIDLPILKAAEGSDSVALGSFLSTTGMTTFDGGFVNTASTKSAITYIDGEQGILRYRGIPIDQLAGKSTFIEVSYLLIYGELPTPSQLEDFSTRIQRHTLLHEDLKRFFDGFPRNAHPMPVVSSAVNALSAYYQDSLDPKDPEQVELATIRLLAKLPTIAAYAYKKSQGQPFLYPDNSYSLVENFLRMTFGFPAEPYEVNPEVAKALDMLFILHADHEQNCSTSTVRLVGSSQANLFTSISGGINALWGPLHGGANQAVLEMLEDIRASGGDTKAFMDKVKNKEDGVKLMGFGHRVYKNYDPRAAIVKETADQILASLGVEDELLDIAKGLEEVALSDDYFIERKLYPNVDFYTGVIYRAMGFPTRMFTVLFALGRLPGWIAHWREMHNDPTTKIGRPRQLYTGYTERDYVAMGDR; encoded by the coding sequence GTGTCCGTGGAGAATGGCGCCACCGATCAGCAGACCGGTACTTTCACCTACCCCGGTGGAAAGATCGACCTGCCGATTCTGAAGGCGGCGGAAGGCAGTGACTCGGTCGCACTGGGCTCGTTTCTGTCGACCACCGGAATGACGACGTTCGACGGTGGATTCGTCAACACCGCGTCGACCAAGTCGGCGATCACCTACATCGACGGTGAGCAGGGCATCCTGCGGTACCGCGGTATCCCGATCGACCAGCTGGCCGGGAAGTCGACGTTCATCGAGGTCAGCTACCTGCTGATCTACGGTGAGCTGCCGACCCCGTCGCAGCTGGAGGATTTCAGCACGCGCATCCAGCGGCACACGCTGCTGCACGAGGACCTCAAGCGCTTCTTCGATGGCTTCCCGCGCAATGCGCACCCGATGCCGGTGGTCTCGAGCGCGGTGAACGCCTTGAGCGCGTACTACCAGGACTCGCTGGACCCGAAGGACCCGGAGCAGGTCGAACTCGCGACCATCCGGCTCCTCGCCAAGCTGCCGACCATCGCGGCGTACGCGTACAAGAAGTCGCAGGGGCAGCCCTTCCTGTACCCGGACAACTCCTACAGCCTCGTCGAGAACTTCCTGCGCATGACGTTCGGGTTCCCGGCCGAGCCGTACGAGGTGAACCCCGAGGTGGCCAAGGCTCTCGACATGCTGTTCATCCTGCACGCCGATCACGAGCAGAACTGCTCGACGTCGACGGTGCGTCTCGTCGGGTCGTCGCAGGCCAACCTGTTCACGTCCATCTCGGGCGGCATCAACGCACTGTGGGGTCCGCTGCACGGCGGGGCCAACCAGGCGGTGCTGGAGATGCTCGAGGACATCCGCGCTTCCGGCGGCGACACCAAGGCCTTCATGGACAAGGTGAAGAACAAGGAAGACGGCGTGAAGCTCATGGGCTTCGGTCACCGCGTCTACAAGAACTACGATCCGCGTGCCGCGATCGTCAAGGAGACCGCCGACCAGATCCTCGCGTCGCTTGGTGTGGAGGACGAGCTCCTCGACATCGCGAAGGGTCTGGAGGAGGTCGCGCTCAGCGATGATTACTTCATCGAGCGCAAGCTGTACCCGAACGTCGACTTCTACACCGGCGTCATCTACCGCGCGATGGGCTTCCCGACGCGCATGTTCACCGTGCTGTTCGCCTTGGGCCGGCTCCCCGGCTGGATCGCCCACTGGCGTGAGATGCACAATGACCCGACCACCAAGATCGGCCGCCCGCGCCAGCTGTACACCGGTTACACCGAGCGCGACTACGTGGCGATGGGAGATCGTTAA
- a CDS encoding enoyl-CoA hydratase, translating into MIVSTQSGPVTTIELAREAKRNALDEDMLIDLGSAFTEAVDSGARVIVLTGRGTVFSAGADLSGPIYDPTFPEKLVALIAKIESTPVPVVAALNGAALGAGLQLAMAADLRVMAPDAIAGIPAAKIGVAVDEWTIRRLVSLVGSGQARGMFIGCDPLSADRAHDLGFANRIGDLADAQHWAATIAGFAPLTLRHYKMVLNGDGARDEAPTERHEAMLAAWLSDDVKEARRAREEKRAPVFQGK; encoded by the coding sequence ATGATTGTGAGTACCCAGTCCGGACCCGTGACCACCATCGAGCTGGCCCGCGAGGCGAAACGGAACGCTCTCGACGAGGACATGCTGATCGATCTCGGTTCGGCGTTCACCGAGGCGGTGGACAGCGGGGCGCGCGTCATCGTTCTGACCGGGCGCGGCACCGTGTTCAGCGCCGGCGCCGACCTGTCCGGCCCGATCTACGATCCGACGTTCCCGGAGAAGCTGGTGGCGCTCATCGCGAAGATCGAGTCGACGCCGGTACCGGTCGTCGCGGCCCTCAACGGTGCCGCACTGGGCGCGGGCCTGCAGTTGGCGATGGCCGCGGACCTGCGGGTGATGGCTCCGGATGCGATCGCCGGCATCCCGGCCGCGAAGATCGGTGTCGCCGTGGACGAATGGACCATTCGCCGGTTGGTCTCCCTGGTCGGTTCGGGGCAGGCGCGCGGCATGTTCATCGGGTGCGACCCGCTGTCCGCCGATCGCGCTCACGATCTGGGTTTCGCCAACCGCATCGGCGATCTCGCCGACGCTCAGCACTGGGCGGCCACCATCGCCGGGTTCGCACCCCTCACCCTGCGTCACTACAAGATGGTCCTCAACGGCGACGGTGCCCGCGACGAGGCTCCCACCGAGAGGCATGAGGCGATGCTCGCCGCGTGGCTCAGCGACGACGTGAAAGAGGCGCGCCGTGCCCGCGAGGAGAAGCGCGCTCCGGTGTTCCAGGGCAAGTAG
- a CDS encoding alanine racemase: protein MSRQPADGIRPDWAAIDDAVRRAHLDSPVLALDLTALEHNIADLRRRATGVPIRVASKSLRVRSAIETILGRDGFAGVLAYDVAEAHWLAIESGVEDVLLGYPTARREALAALLGDETACSRVTLLVDDPAQLDLVDSILPAGRRPTIRVAIDFDASLRVLGGRLHLGVRRSPIHSTEQAVSLARTIADRDGFALVGAMSYEAQVAGVGNGVDGKLAMNTAVSAMQAVSMTELRHRRGEAIAAIREIADLEFVNGGGTGSIEETAKDSSITDIAAGSGFFGGHLFDNYRHFRPAPALAFGLDVLRRPDADIVTCGGGGWIASGPPGDDRLPKPVWPEGLEYVGTESAGEVQTPLSGAATADLSIGDRVWFRHTKSGEVCERSNRVALIARDGRGGAEVVDVVPTYRGEGKSFL from the coding sequence ATGTCACGACAGCCCGCCGACGGCATCCGGCCCGACTGGGCCGCCATCGACGATGCGGTGCGCCGTGCGCACCTGGACTCCCCCGTGCTGGCACTCGACCTCACCGCACTGGAGCACAACATCGCGGACCTACGACGACGTGCCACCGGAGTGCCGATCCGTGTCGCCTCCAAGTCGCTGCGCGTGCGATCCGCCATCGAGACGATCCTCGGCCGCGACGGGTTCGCCGGAGTCCTCGCCTACGACGTCGCCGAAGCGCACTGGCTCGCAATCGAATCCGGGGTCGAGGACGTTCTACTCGGTTACCCGACCGCTCGGCGCGAAGCGCTCGCCGCACTCCTCGGCGATGAGACCGCCTGTTCACGGGTCACGCTTCTCGTCGACGATCCAGCCCAACTCGACCTGGTCGACTCGATTCTCCCGGCAGGCCGGCGGCCGACGATCCGGGTCGCCATCGACTTCGACGCGTCGCTGCGCGTCCTCGGCGGCCGACTCCATCTCGGCGTGCGACGCTCACCGATCCACTCCACCGAACAGGCCGTCTCCCTCGCCCGGACAATCGCCGACCGCGATGGGTTCGCTCTGGTCGGCGCCATGTCGTACGAGGCCCAGGTAGCGGGCGTCGGCAACGGCGTCGACGGCAAGCTCGCCATGAACACCGCGGTGTCCGCGATGCAAGCCGTATCGATGACCGAACTGCGTCACCGCCGGGGCGAGGCCATCGCCGCGATCCGCGAGATCGCCGACCTGGAGTTCGTCAACGGCGGCGGCACCGGCTCGATCGAGGAGACCGCCAAGGACTCGTCGATCACCGATATCGCCGCAGGCAGCGGATTCTTCGGCGGGCACCTCTTCGACAACTACCGGCATTTCCGTCCGGCCCCCGCGCTCGCCTTCGGATTGGACGTCCTGCGCCGTCCCGATGCCGACATCGTGACATGCGGCGGCGGCGGATGGATCGCGTCCGGCCCGCCCGGCGATGATCGTCTGCCGAAGCCCGTCTGGCCCGAGGGGCTCGAGTACGTCGGGACCGAGTCAGCGGGCGAGGTGCAGACTCCGCTGTCCGGCGCGGCGACCGCCGACCTGTCGATCGGTGACCGAGTCTGGTTCCGCCACACCAAATCCGGCGAGGTGTGCGAGCGGTCGAACCGTGTCGCCCTGATAGCACGCGACGGGCGCGGCGGCGCCGAGGTCGTGGACGTCGTCCCCACCTACCGCGGCGAAGGGAAGAGCTTCCTGTGA
- a CDS encoding acyl carrier protein: MADRVQETLTSILDEDLDLSPGDISASSSLVDDLGMDSVAFAIGVVAIEERLGVRLSEREIYESATVGDLQDAIRAKLDGLDSDRAEPNGAELNRAGR; the protein is encoded by the coding sequence ATGGCCGACCGGGTTCAGGAAACCCTCACGAGCATCCTCGACGAGGATCTGGACCTCTCGCCAGGAGACATCAGCGCGTCGTCGTCGCTCGTGGACGACCTCGGAATGGATTCGGTGGCGTTCGCCATCGGCGTCGTCGCCATCGAGGAACGACTCGGGGTGCGACTCTCCGAACGGGAGATCTACGAGAGCGCCACGGTCGGCGACCTCCAGGACGCGATCCGCGCCAAGCTGGACGGTCTCGATTCGGACAGGGCCGAACCGAACGGGGCCGAACTGAACAGGGCCGGGCGGTGA